One Paenibacillus sp. FSL W8-0186 genomic window carries:
- a CDS encoding extracellular solute-binding protein, with amino-acid sequence MLKTKKRLSLLLVLSLMITLLAACGGGTASNSPGNEGTEKAANGEGAAGEKLEKVKLTWYLVGDAHKDQSKIVAEWNKMLERDLNTTVDLKFTTWNDWMTKYNLLLTSGEKIDMIFASSWADFYKLSKQGAFLDLKDLLPQYAPVTWGNVPKEDWDSVTVSGGIYAVPNTNPEYTPLGYVYREDWRKEFGLPEFTDLDSIEAYLDAVKTQKKVIPINGAAYENVNSLYKFWNDFQLIGGDVIGATSYDNPRDIQILPYTEEFEAWVKRMKTWEQKGYWNKNALSSNQEAGDFIKTGQGAIYWRNPSSAGGFINEVKAKNLDMEIGYFPFSRFHNYVIPTLPSSNAMAIPKSSVNPERSLMVLDKLRNDPEYFNLMTYGIEGTHWAKGEDDKTIVIPAPGVNLDETPRYDIASWGWRYEPNMKGEKGGWDGLDALKEEFKPISKPDIFGPIYLDYAPVKAELAAVNQVFEQYGKPLMLGLTSDVDASLKTYREKLKTAGVDKLLEYIQEEANKYFDERGIE; translated from the coding sequence ATGTTAAAAACCAAGAAACGCTTGTCGCTGCTGCTGGTGTTATCGTTAATGATCACTTTGCTCGCGGCCTGCGGCGGGGGCACAGCGTCCAATTCGCCAGGAAACGAAGGTACAGAGAAAGCGGCGAATGGGGAAGGAGCGGCTGGAGAGAAGCTGGAGAAGGTCAAGCTGACCTGGTATCTCGTCGGCGATGCGCATAAAGATCAGAGCAAAATCGTCGCCGAATGGAACAAGATGCTGGAAAGAGACCTGAATACGACAGTTGACCTCAAGTTTACGACCTGGAACGACTGGATGACCAAGTATAACCTGCTGCTGACGTCCGGCGAGAAAATCGACATGATTTTTGCCTCCAGCTGGGCGGATTTCTACAAGCTCTCGAAGCAAGGGGCATTCCTGGATTTGAAAGACCTCTTGCCGCAGTATGCGCCGGTCACTTGGGGGAACGTCCCGAAAGAGGATTGGGACTCGGTAACGGTCAGCGGAGGAATCTATGCTGTGCCAAATACCAACCCGGAATATACGCCGCTGGGCTACGTTTACCGTGAAGATTGGCGTAAAGAATTCGGCCTCCCTGAATTTACGGATCTGGATTCCATCGAAGCCTATTTGGATGCGGTGAAGACGCAGAAGAAGGTTATTCCGATTAACGGAGCAGCCTATGAGAATGTGAACAGCTTGTATAAATTCTGGAACGACTTCCAATTGATTGGCGGCGACGTCATTGGCGCAACGTCCTATGACAATCCGCGCGACATTCAGATTCTCCCGTACACCGAGGAGTTTGAAGCCTGGGTGAAGAGAATGAAGACATGGGAGCAAAAAGGCTACTGGAACAAAAACGCGCTTTCTTCCAACCAGGAGGCAGGCGACTTCATCAAAACCGGCCAAGGCGCGATTTACTGGCGCAACCCGTCCAGTGCAGGCGGATTTATCAATGAAGTGAAAGCGAAAAATCTGGATATGGAAATCGGCTATTTCCCATTCAGCCGCTTCCACAACTATGTCATTCCAACGCTGCCGAGCTCGAATGCCATGGCGATTCCAAAGAGCTCCGTCAACCCTGAGCGTTCTCTGATGGTGCTGGATAAGCTGCGCAATGATCCAGAATACTTCAACCTAATGACTTATGGAATCGAAGGCACGCACTGGGCGAAGGGCGAGGACGACAAGACGATTGTCATTCCTGCGCCGGGCGTGAATTTGGATGAAACGCCGCGTTACGACATTGCCAGCTGGGGCTGGCGCTATGAGCCGAACATGAAAGGCGAGAAAGGCGGCTGGGACGGACTGGATGCGCTGAAGGAAGAATTCAAGCCGATCAGCAAGCCGGATATTTTCGGACCGATTTATCTCGATTATGCGCCTGTTAAGGCCGAGCTTGCAGCTGTGAACCAAGTGTTCGAGCAATACGGCAAACCGCTTATGCTTGGACTGACCTCGGATGTGGACGCTTCTCTGAAGACATACCGCGAGAAGCTGAAGACCGCTGGCGTCGATAAGCTGCTGGAGTATATCCAGGAGGAAGCGAACAAGTATTTTGACGAAAGAGGCATCGAGTAA